The Candidatus Poribacteria bacterium DNA window ACATCAAACCAAACGATCTCGTTTTCACCGTTGTAAGCTGTTTGAACAGCGGCATCAACAACACGGCGCGTAACCTTCATGATGTCTCGTCCGATGCCATCGCCTTCAATGACAGGGATAATCGGCTTATTCGGGACGACGAGCTGTCCATTGTCGATCCCGATTCTTTCACCTTCCGTTGGGACTGTCAACTGCTCAAATTCAATCACGGGAGTTCCTCTCTAATTTTTAATTTTACCTTGCGGAGGAAGGACGTGCATTTCAACGATCAGGTGCGTCCCTCATATCCGCCCTCCGCTACGCTTACGGGCTAAGTTCTTAACTACGGTCTCTTAATTTTGCCCTTTAACCAACAAAACCGATTTTTAATTTTACCTTGCGGAGGAAGGACGTGCATTTCAACGACCAAGGGTGTCCTTCATATCTGCCCTCCGTTACGCTTACGGACTGAGATCTTAACACGGATACTCCTAAAAGGCAATCGCGCTTGCCATCCGGTTGTGTAATGCGACGACTTCGTTTGCGATGGTCATATCGTCAGTCGGTCCGGGAATGACATCTGGGTGCGGTGGAATAACGGGCCGGATAATCCTGAGTTGGAGTTGTTCGCGGGCATCCATCATCCAACCAAAACCACGGAAGATGTAGGTTAGCAGCGTTCGGTCACTCTCATAGATGTCCAATCCTTCTTGGACTGCCCATCCACCGAAATCTGTATTCGGCGTTAAACGGAGGGGCGGTTCGTCCTCACGTCCGGGACGGACAAAGCCTTCGATGAAAGCGAGTTGATAAATGCGCTGCGTAATACCCAACCGTTTTTTCTGTCGATCATTGAGTTGAATGTCTCCATTGTCAACGGCTTCTAAGAAAGGATTGAAATAGATGGCAGGTCTGGGATCTTGCTGGATTTCATCGGAGCGGCCCGCGGCAGCGATTTCGGGATGTCCAAAGGTCGGTAGAGCGGACAGCATGCGTTGACGGATTGCGTCTTCGCGGGTTTCAGTATCAAGTGGTTCAATTTGATTAATGAACGCTGTCATGTCGTGAATTGCACCGAAGTGCCGGTCGCCATCTAACGTCATCTGCGATGCGACAAAAAAGTCGGAGACTGCGCCGGTGTGCAAAGTGGCAAGATACCGTGCGACGACGTTGGAACCTGCGGAACCGTGGTGTGCCTGTATGATACCCATCCGTTCTAAGATATTGGCTTCGACGGTGCTGGCTTCTCGCCCTAAAAGGAGACTGTAGCAGGTTTGGAAAGCAGTTTTTTCACGCTTCTGGTGATCGGTGATGAGGTCGGATGCGCGCATTGCGAGGACTTGCGGATGTAGTGCGTTGTTCTCGCGGAGCTGATGGCGCATATAGACAGAAACCGTCCCGACTGCGACATTCTCCATGTGTGTCCCGATCAGTTCAAGCAGGAGCGCGCCGGGGTGCCGTGTGCTGTTAATGCCCTTCTGATTCGGATGACTGAGTTTACGGAGTGTTGAGAAATGTTGAATGGCAGCTTCGGGACCTGCCTCTGGGAAGGCTTTAACAAATTCTGCGACCTGATTGATGAGTCGTTGTTTACCGGTCAGGCTTTCTCTGCGAGTCGTGATAAAGTTATAAAATTTCTTATCTATTAATTCTGACAGTAGTGCCTCTTCGTCAAGCCCAGTTGCATCCGTTTCAGGTTTTCTACCGAAGAGCCCAGCGAAGATGACCCCTGTGGGACTGATCTGCCGTGCGACGATCTCACTTTCAGACACAATACCACGAATAGCAAAGCTGCGAATGTTCAATGTTATCGGGGTGCCAGCACAATCGACTGCAACTTTGTGCAACGCCGGATTCGCGAAAACGGTTGTCGATTGTGGCATTGAGCTGAAACTGGTAAGCACGGCTGCTATCTTATCTTCCCCCAACTCTGCCGCTCTGTTTAAGGAATCCGTTACTGGCGCATACGTTGAGGCTTCTGGCACACCAGACAGGATTTTTCGGACCGCGGCTACCTGCTTCGCCCCCAAAATCTTGTTCAAAATGAGTTCTCCTTCGTTGACTATTTAGTAGAAATTTTCGTTTTACAAGTTTTTCCGAATTTTAATTCGTCCGAATCCACGCAAACACCCTTCACGGAACAGGACAATGAGTGCTTCAGATTCCGTATAGAAAAGTTCTGATCGAGTCTCGTCAATACTTTAAATATATTTTAGCAGATTTCCGATTAAAAGTCAAATAAAAGTCAAGATAAAATTGAAAAGCACACGGGATTAAACCGACACGTCTATTCCGATTCCATCAAAAATTTCACTTGCAGAAATGCGAATTTTGTAGTATCATTATTAAGGAGTATATTTGATTAAGGGGACGCTGCGTGTACCGAGATTAGCGTAAACCTACAAACAGACATCGGTGTGCGCCGCAGGATGCCTCGCATTCTATTTTTTATAGGCAGGACTTATACTAATTGAGCCGGGACACCTATCTTCGGACAGCACAGATGCTTACCACTACGGCTCCGGTGCGGTTACAAACCGCACCAGTAAAATGGGTAAGTCCTAACAGATAAGGAGCTTAACTACATGAGCAATGAAGCATTAGGAATGGTTGAAACACGCGGACTCGTCGGTGCGGTCGAAGCTGCTGACACCATTGGAAAAGAACAAGTAGGTGGCGGTTTCGTCACTGTTTTGGTCCGCGGAGACGTCGGTGCGGTGCAAGCCGCGACAGATGCTGGGGCAGAAGCGGCGAAAGCAGTCGGCGAATTAGTGTCGGTGCACGTCATCCCTCGCCCACATTCAGATGTGGAAGGCATTCTCGGCGGGGATTCCCCTGCCAAGAGTAGCAGCAAATAAATCGGAGACCTTGTAGGGTAAGGGATGGCTTTCGGACCTCAACCCTACACCGCCTTAGCAGAGAACACGTTGCCCTGCTATAGGGTCTATATCTCTCACCTGGATCCGTTAGGGGTCTGAGTGCGTGTTCCCGTGGCGCGTTTTGCGCAACGAGGTATTGGAGGGCTGAATGGCACAAATTGACGAAAAACAGATTGAAGAGATTGTCTCCCAAGTATTAAGGACACTCCAACAAGACGGACCAGTCGCGCGACAACCTGTTACTACACCTGTGGGAGTGAGTTCTTCCTCGCGAGCAGGCGTTTTTGGGACAGCGGCAGAGGCTATCGCAGCTGCAAAAACAGCACAAGCGGCACTGGTAAAACTTGGGTTTGCAAAAAGACGCGAGATCATTGAAGTGATCAAATCGGTATCACTCGCCAACGCGAAACGTCTCGCAGACTTGGCAGTACAAGACACAAATATGGGGAATGCAGCACATAAGGTGATGAAGAATGAGGGAGCCGTGACACTCTCACCGGGAGTGGAGGATCTGATCTCCGAGGCGGTATCGGGTGATGCGGGAACGCTTCTCATTGAATATGTCCCTTTTGGCGTTATCAACTCTATTACCCCCACCACAAATCCAACATCAACGGTGATTAACCACGCGATTATAATGCTGTCAGCAGGGAACGCTGTTGTGTTTAGCCCGCACCCAAACGCACGCGACTGTACCGAAGAAACGCTGCACGTTATCAACGAAGCGATCGTCAAGGCAGGGGGTCCCGCCAACCTATTGACTTCGGTTGCGAACGCCAGTCTGCGAACAGCGAAAGAGATCATGGAGCATCCTGAGATCGCTATGCTCGTTGCGACGGGTGGTGCGTCCGTTGTCCGGACTGCGCTCTCAAGCGGTAAAAAGACGATCGCTGCTGGACCTGGCAATCCGCCTGCGATTATCGACGAAACCGCGGATATTCAGCAGGCAGCGAAACACGTCATTGCGGGCACGAGTTTTGACAACAATCTGCTCTGTATCGGCGAAAAAGCACTTTTCGTTATCGATTCCGTAGCAAACGACACGGTTCGGGAGTTAACGCGGAACGGTGGACACCTACTTGGTGCAAGCCAACTTCAGGCATTAGAGGCGGTTGTCACGGAAAAAGAGGAATCCAACAAGGAATACATCGGTAAAGATGCGCTGACCATTTTAAACGCCGCGGGTATCACAGCCCCTGCGGAGACAGTCGCGATCGTTGTCGAAGTTTCAGCGGATCATGGGTTCGTTATGAACGAATACCTGATGCCGATTCTGCCCGTCGTCCGTTGTCGCGATTTCGACGAGGCATTAGCAGGTGCAGTCAGAGCAGAAGGTAGACGTGGGCACACAGGAGTCCTCCACACAAATAACACCAAACGGATCACTCAGTTCACAAAGGCAATAGACTGTAGTGTTACAGTCATTAACGCACCCTCTTACGCGTCCTGCGGATTAGAAGGCGAAGGCTACCTCGCGATGACCATCGCGGGACCGACAGGTGAAGGGTTTACGCGTCCGCGTACCTTTACACGTCAGAGACGATTAACGATCGCAGGCGATTTATCAGCACATACACAGTGACGCAAATAGATGTATTTGCGACCGGTCCAGGTTGTTAAAAATTTTCAGAGATTCTTTCTAAAACTGGATGCGGAAATACGCCATCACGATGATAGTGATCGCGTTACTTCCGAAAGGTGTTATGCGAACAGAGATCGACGAGCTGAGAGCGTTAATACGTCATCACGAGCGCAAATACTATATCGAAAACCTGCCAGAAATTCCTGATGCGGATTTCGACGCGCTCATGAAGAAGCTTGAGGACCTCGAAGCAGCGACTGATGCCCCTATCCCGCCAGATTCGCCGACGCGACGGGTTGGTGGCGGTGCTGTATTAGGTGCCCGTCTACAACACCGTACCCCCATGCTGAGCCTGAATAACTGTTATGACGCGAACGAGCTGCGTGAATTCGCTGAACGCGTCCAACGATTGTTAGAAGGCGCGCCTGTCGAATACGTCACAGAACTCAAAATCGATGGATTAGGGGTTTCGCTCATCTACGAAAACGGTGTATTCACGCAGGGACTCACACGCGGCGACGGTGAGTACGGCGAAGAGGTAACCGACAACTTACGAACCATCCGTTCTGTTCCACTGCGGCTCGTTGAAACAGAAATAGCCGTGCCACCGGTGTTAGAAGTCCGCGGTGAAGTTTTCCTTCCGAAAGATTGTCTCGACGCCATTAACATCCAACGGGAAGCAGAAGGCGAATTGCCGTTTGCGAACCCCCGGAACGCCGCCGCTGGTTCACTGCGACTTTTAGACGCTTCCATTACGGCATCTCGCCCATTAGATATTTTCGTGTATACCCTCAACTACGCCGAGGGAACCGAATTCACAACCCATACAGAATCCCTCAAAAACATGAAAGTGTGGGGACTCAAATGCAATCCACACACCGCCTCCCATAAATCAATTGAAGAAGTCCAAAACTCCTACGAACGTTGGGTAGAAGAACGCCATGAACTCCTGTACGAGACCGATGGGATCGTCGTAAAGGTTAACAATTTCTCCCAACAGCACGAACTTGGGACGACCTCCAAATACCCGCGTTGGGCAGTTGCTTACAAGTTCAACGCGCAGCAAGCCATCACAACCGTAGAAAAAATAGATGTACAGGTTGGACGCACGGGTGCCCTAACCCCGGTTGCGATTTTGAAACCCGTAACCCTCGCTGGCGCGACAATTACAAACGCTACCTTACACAACGCGCAAGAAATCCAAACCAAAGACATCCGTATCGGCGATCGGATTGTGCTCGAGCGCGCCGGAGATGTTATTCCTAAAGTTGTTGAGGTGCTAACAGCCGACCGCACTGGCGATGAAATTATCTTTAAATTCCCGGAGCGTTGCCCGGCATGCGGTACTCCGGTCCAGCAGACAGAGAAGGAAGTTGCGATCCGATGCGTGAATGTGGGGTGTGTTGCACAACTGAAGCGCCGAATTGCGCATTACGCCTCGCGGAACGCACTCCAAATCGAGGGTCTTGGTCCCGCGACAATCGACCAACTGGTGGATAAAGAACTGGTTCGCGATGTCGCCGATCTTTACGCTCTGGAGGTGGAGAAATTAAGCACACTGGATCGGATGGGTGTCCCGTCCGCCCGCAACCTTGTCCACCAAATTGAAAAAAGTAAGACAGCACCGGCAGAAAAGTTGCTTTTCGGACTCGGTATTTTTCATGTCGGCGAGACTGTCGCGGAACTGCTGATCGAACGGTTTCTATCCTTAGATGCACTCGGTGCAGCAACACAGGAAGAGATTGAATCAGTGAATGGCATCGGTCCGCAGATAGCAGAAAGCGTCTTCAACTTCTTCGGACACAATCAGCCGTTGCTTGACAAACTACGAGGGGCAGGTTTGCACTGTTTCACAGTAGCGGCAGCATCTAACCTCAGCGAAGCGAGCATCGCGGTAGATAGTTTCTTTAGCGGAAAAACGTTCGTTGTCACGGGGAGTCTTGAGGGGATGACGCGTGGGGAAGCCTCGAACGAAATTAAGAATCGGGGTGGCAGAGTTACATCAAGCGTAACGAGCAAGACGGATTACCTCATCGCCGGGGAAGGTGCTGGCAGCAAATACACCAAAGCCGTAGAATTAGAGATCCCGATTCTGACAGAAACGGATTTTTTTGAAAAACTTTAGCAACCCACCGAGAATTTTAAGAGGGTAGCCACAAGGACTGCCCCTACAATTGAATATACTTTAACTATCCGCCCGGCGTTATAGTGGGTGCACGCCTCATATTCTTATCCAGACGATTCATAATAGGCACATGATGCCTGCAAACGACACTCTTGGCAGTTCGGTGTCTTCTTGTGGCAGACTCTTGCACCGTGTCCAACAATCAGCGCATGGTATTCGTTGAATAAGTCAACATCATGCGGAAGGTTATCCATAAACAGTGCCCGGAGTTTGTCATAGTTGTAATTTCCTGTAACCCATCCCAACCGCGAGAAGAGCCTATAGGTATAGGAATCAACCACAAAACTCGGTTTTCCAGCAGCGTAGAGGATAACCGTATCCGCTGTTTCAGGACCGACACCGTAGATGGAGAGCAATTCTTCACGCAATTCAGGGACATCTTGTGTAAACATCACGTGCATGGGACGTTCTGCGATATGGTCGACAAATGCTCGCACCTTTTGCGCCTTCATACGAAAATAGCGCGAGGGCCGGATGAGCCGTTCTAATGCGGGTTGACTGATGGATGCTATCTCCTCAGGCGTAAAAGCACCAGCCTCTTTGAGATTATCCATCGCTTTTTCGACGTTGCGCCATGAAGTTGCTTGTGTTAGAATAGCACCGAGTGCCACTTCAAACGGTGTATCTGCGGGCCACCATTTACGGTTTCCGTGTTGCGCGAGCAGTTGATTATAGAGTGTAAACAGTTTTTCAGTAATATTTCCTTCACATAGAATTTGCATACGCAGTAAGTCCTCAATGTTTTGAATGTATAGTGGGCAGCGGGGTTACAAACCCCGCCAGCGAGAAAAGGTGTAGAATTTGCCTACGCAGAAAATCCCTTCACCAAAAAGGAAAAATCATGGATTTAAGTTTCAGTACGAGCGCGGGGAACGGCGGTTGGAGCCTTGCCGAATGTGCAGCGTGGGCAAAAACCAACGGATTTGACGCAATCCGTCCGAACGCCACTGGTGTTGTTGAACCGAATGTCATTATACAATACGGTGGCGAAACGGTCAAGGAAATTTTGGATGCCAACGGCATTTATCTCGCTGCTTTAACAGCCCATTGTAACCTTCTTGACGATGATCGAGAAACACGGGAGCACGCGCGCGACGCCCTGATGCAAGCAATCGAGGCGACACACATCCTCGGTGCTCCCGTGGTAGTGACCTACGCTGGCAGTCCTGTGAGTTGGCATTTCTATGGTCAGTTCTCTTCAGAACCGGGCAATCCAGGCGACAGATCTGTTGAACTTGTTGGGCGATTTAAAGAGATGTGGACGCCTGTCGTCCGCTTCGCCGAAGAGAAAGGCGTGCAGCTTGCGCTTGATTGTGCCGTCCGTATGGGCAACATCGCCTGCAATCCAGAGATGTGGGAACGGATTCTCGACGCTATTCCGTCAGATTCGCTGGGGTTGTCTTGTGATCCGTCGCATTGGCTCTGGATGGGTATCCTACCGGCTGAGGACGCAATCCGTATGTTCAATGGCAAGTGGTATTACGCCGATGTGAAAGACTGTGAAGTCAGTCCTCAGATGAAGTTCCGACAAGGTATCATCGGAAACTGGTGGTGGCAATATCGTGTACCGGGACGCGGGCAATTGAATTGGGGAACGATTACGGGTGCGCTGCAGGAATCCGGCTACGACTATGTTCTCTGCGTTGAGAACGAAGATCGTGGTGCTCCTGGATTAGACGGTTTCGCACTCGGTGGTAGGTATCTCCGGCAGTTCCTTTAGGAATTATCCGTAAGAATCGCGAGTGGAACTCGCTCCTACAGGAATAGCCGTCAGCGGTCAGAAGAATAGCAATTAGCAATTAGCAGTCAGCGGTCAGAAGAATAGCGGTCAACAGTCAGTGGTCGGCAATCAGCGGTCAGCAAGAGTCGGGAATTGGAGTTCCCTCCTACAGGAGCAATTTATCCGCCTATCACCTTGCAATTGATTTCGATTTGTGCTAATCTACAAGTGCATCCTATCCTGCCTGAAACGACGGA harbors:
- a CDS encoding BMC domain-containing protein; this translates as MSNEALGMVETRGLVGAVEAADTIGKEQVGGGFVTVLVRGDVGAVQAATDAGAEAAKAVGELVSVHVIPRPHSDVEGILGGDSPAKSSSK
- a CDS encoding endonuclease III domain-containing protein produces the protein MQILCEGNITEKLFTLYNQLLAQHGNRKWWPADTPFEVALGAILTQATSWRNVEKAMDNLKEAGAFTPEEIASISQPALERLIRPSRYFRMKAQKVRAFVDHIAERPMHVMFTQDVPELREELLSIYGVGPETADTVILYAAGKPSFVVDSYTYRLFSRLGWVTGNYNYDKLRALFMDNLPHDVDLFNEYHALIVGHGARVCHKKTPNCQECRLQASCAYYESSG
- a CDS encoding sugar phosphate isomerase/epimerase gives rise to the protein MDLSFSTSAGNGGWSLAECAAWAKTNGFDAIRPNATGVVEPNVIIQYGGETVKEILDANGIYLAALTAHCNLLDDDRETREHARDALMQAIEATHILGAPVVVTYAGSPVSWHFYGQFSSEPGNPGDRSVELVGRFKEMWTPVVRFAEEKGVQLALDCAVRMGNIACNPEMWERILDAIPSDSLGLSCDPSHWLWMGILPAEDAIRMFNGKWYYADVKDCEVSPQMKFRQGIIGNWWWQYRVPGRGQLNWGTITGALQESGYDYVLCVENEDRGAPGLDGFALGGRYLRQFL
- the ligA gene encoding NAD-dependent DNA ligase LigA; its protein translation is MRTEIDELRALIRHHERKYYIENLPEIPDADFDALMKKLEDLEAATDAPIPPDSPTRRVGGGAVLGARLQHRTPMLSLNNCYDANELREFAERVQRLLEGAPVEYVTELKIDGLGVSLIYENGVFTQGLTRGDGEYGEEVTDNLRTIRSVPLRLVETEIAVPPVLEVRGEVFLPKDCLDAINIQREAEGELPFANPRNAAAGSLRLLDASITASRPLDIFVYTLNYAEGTEFTTHTESLKNMKVWGLKCNPHTASHKSIEEVQNSYERWVEERHELLYETDGIVVKVNNFSQQHELGTTSKYPRWAVAYKFNAQQAITTVEKIDVQVGRTGALTPVAILKPVTLAGATITNATLHNAQEIQTKDIRIGDRIVLERAGDVIPKVVEVLTADRTGDEIIFKFPERCPACGTPVQQTEKEVAIRCVNVGCVAQLKRRIAHYASRNALQIEGLGPATIDQLVDKELVRDVADLYALEVEKLSTLDRMGVPSARNLVHQIEKSKTAPAEKLLFGLGIFHVGETVAELLIERFLSLDALGAATQEEIESVNGIGPQIAESVFNFFGHNQPLLDKLRGAGLHCFTVAAASNLSEASIAVDSFFSGKTFVVTGSLEGMTRGEASNEIKNRGGRVTSSVTSKTDYLIAGEGAGSKYTKAVELEIPILTETDFFEKL
- a CDS encoding aldehyde dehydrogenase encodes the protein MAQIDEKQIEEIVSQVLRTLQQDGPVARQPVTTPVGVSSSSRAGVFGTAAEAIAAAKTAQAALVKLGFAKRREIIEVIKSVSLANAKRLADLAVQDTNMGNAAHKVMKNEGAVTLSPGVEDLISEAVSGDAGTLLIEYVPFGVINSITPTTNPTSTVINHAIIMLSAGNAVVFSPHPNARDCTEETLHVINEAIVKAGGPANLLTSVANASLRTAKEIMEHPEIAMLVATGGASVVRTALSSGKKTIAAGPGNPPAIIDETADIQQAAKHVIAGTSFDNNLLCIGEKALFVIDSVANDTVRELTRNGGHLLGASQLQALEAVVTEKEESNKEYIGKDALTILNAAGITAPAETVAIVVEVSADHGFVMNEYLMPILPVVRCRDFDEALAGAVRAEGRRGHTGVLHTNNTKRITQFTKAIDCSVTVINAPSYASCGLEGEGYLAMTIAGPTGEGFTRPRTFTRQRRLTIAGDLSAHTQ